One genomic region from Shewanella aestuarii encodes:
- the rpsB gene encoding 30S ribosomal protein S2, producing MTTVSMRDMLQAGVHFGHQTRYWNPKMKPFIFGARNGVHIINLEHTVPMFNEALAFISNVASKKGKVLFVGTKRAAGEAIKEAAISCEQYYVDHRWLGGMLTNWKTVRQSIKRLKELESQSVDGTFDKLTKKEALMRSRELDKLEKSLGGIKNMGGLPDVLFVIGADHEHIAIKEANNLGIPVVAVVDTNSAPDGVNYIVPGNDDAMRAIRLYTTSAAAAANAGRGQDLAVQAEQDGFVETV from the coding sequence ATGACTACTGTTTCAATGCGCGACATGCTTCAAGCTGGTGTTCACTTCGGTCACCAAACACGTTACTGGAATCCAAAGATGAAGCCTTTCATCTTCGGTGCTCGTAACGGTGTACACATCATCAACCTTGAGCACACTGTACCAATGTTCAACGAAGCTTTAGCTTTCATTAGCAACGTTGCTTCTAAGAAAGGTAAAGTATTATTCGTAGGTACTAAGCGCGCTGCTGGCGAAGCTATCAAAGAAGCTGCAATTTCTTGTGAACAGTACTACGTTGACCACCGCTGGTTAGGCGGTATGTTAACTAACTGGAAAACTGTTCGTCAGTCAATCAAGCGTCTTAAAGAGCTAGAAAGTCAATCTGTAGATGGTACTTTCGACAAGCTTACTAAGAAAGAAGCGCTAATGCGTTCACGCGAATTAGACAAGTTAGAAAAGTCTTTAGGCGGGATCAAAAACATGGGCGGCTTACCTGACGTATTATTCGTTATCGGTGCTGACCATGAGCATATCGCTATCAAAGAAGCAAACAACCTAGGTATCCCAGTTGTTGCAGTTGTTGATACTAACTCTGCTCCAGACGGTGTTAACTACATCGTTCCTGGTAACGACGATGCGATGCGTGCTATCCGTTTGTACACTACTTCTGCTGCAGCAGCTGCTAACGCTGGCCGTGGTCAAGATTTAGCTGTTCAAGCTGAGCAAGACGGTTTCGTAGAAACTGTTTAA
- the map gene encoding type I methionyl aminopeptidase, with the protein MSIVIKNADEIVKMRAAGKLAADVLEMIAPHVKAGVTTNELNEICAKYTEEQGAISAPLNYHGFPKSICTSVNNVICHGIPSDYILKDGDILNIDITVIKDGYHGDTSKMFLIGDVSAKDKRLCRIAQESLYVAIKKVRPGAKLGEIGTTIEKFIKASKTGLDKYSIVQDYCGHGIGAVFHEEPQVVHYKNNDKTVIKPGMCFTIEPMINAGRHTTVLDKQDNWTVTTSDGKNSAQWEHTLLVTETGVEVLTLREEEDFPRIINF; encoded by the coding sequence ATGAGTATTGTCATCAAAAATGCCGACGAAATTGTCAAAATGCGTGCTGCAGGAAAGTTAGCCGCTGATGTGTTAGAAATGATTGCCCCACATGTTAAAGCTGGCGTGACAACCAATGAACTGAATGAGATTTGTGCAAAATATACAGAAGAACAAGGCGCGATTTCAGCACCACTTAATTACCATGGTTTTCCAAAATCAATTTGTACTTCTGTAAATAATGTTATTTGTCATGGTATTCCATCTGATTACATCTTAAAAGATGGTGACATACTCAATATTGATATCACAGTGATCAAAGATGGTTATCACGGTGATACATCAAAGATGTTTTTAATTGGTGACGTCAGCGCAAAAGATAAACGCTTGTGTCGTATTGCCCAAGAAAGCCTTTATGTGGCGATCAAAAAAGTCCGACCTGGTGCAAAATTAGGCGAAATCGGCACAACTATCGAAAAATTCATCAAAGCAAGCAAAACAGGACTTGATAAGTACTCCATCGTGCAAGATTATTGTGGCCACGGCATTGGTGCAGTATTTCATGAAGAACCACAGGTTGTTCATTATAAAAATAATGACAAAACTGTGATTAAACCCGGAATGTGTTTTACTATCGAACCAATGATTAATGCGGGTCGCCACACCACCGTATTAGATAAACAAGACAACTGGACGGTTACCACCTCAGATGGTAAAAATTCAGCTCAATGGGAACACACTTTACTCGTGACCGAAACCGGTGTCGAAGTGTTAACCCTGCGTGAAGAAGAAGATTTTCCCAGAATAATTAATTTTTAG
- the glnD gene encoding bifunctional uridylyltransferase/uridylyl-removing protein GlnD, whose product MNTALAAKNTLIELNQRLVEQYQAKHPIADIVKQRSSFIDNLLNTTWNNCQLDQTAMTLIAVGGYGRGELLPHSDVDLLFLIESDLVCEQTKTRLGDFITYLWDAGLEIGHSVRTVEQTIEQGKADITIATNLIEARFLIGNATLFNQLYQRIRQDDFWPSAEFYKGKKEEQNQRHSKASAFDLEPNIKSCPGGLRDIQTIAWVAMRHFDAANLSELVEHDFLEASELEELIECQDFLWEIRFALHITANRNENRLLFDLQRQVASLLGYEDATQLAVEQMMKRYYRTVRRIMELNQMLLQLFKRATLGHIKALEVRPINSQYQRRGRYIEVLDDTLFAENNEEILRLFLHVAKNSNIEAVYAPTLRLLRNARRSLKAPLQDNPACRKVFMEILKHPRGISAFSLMHRHGILSSYLPAWRNIEGQMQFDLFHAYTVDEHTHRLLLNIERFSQAEQKDEFPLGAVLINQLPKKGLLVLGAIFHDIAKGRGGDHSKLGANDALEFCKLHGLNDHDGRLVAWLVENHLVMSVTAQRRDISDPAVVADFADKVHDAVHLSYLYCLTVADICATNEKTWNNWKGSLLRDLYFSTQRVLARGKEKPIDEQARVDETQAKAKKELLRRGIKEKDMHALWARFKPEYFIRHQPNQVAWHSEAIIKHNHNDPLVLISKHTTRGGTELFVYSKDRPKLFATVMTVLDNKNINVHDANIMTSIDNYALDTFVILEQDGEPIVQLSRIQSIRKALEKALASENPKLPKFRKLARIMKPFNVPTHVSFLPSIRQDTSMMELIALDSPGLLAKVGDILYRCDIVLLAAKITTIGERAEDFFILQTHDGHALNDEQQDHLSYALHLALNQIS is encoded by the coding sequence ATGAACACAGCGCTGGCAGCCAAAAACACCTTAATTGAACTTAACCAGCGCTTAGTTGAGCAATATCAGGCAAAACATCCCATTGCCGATATTGTTAAGCAACGAAGTTCATTCATTGATAACCTACTTAATACCACTTGGAATAACTGCCAATTAGACCAAACTGCCATGACCTTGATTGCGGTAGGCGGTTATGGTCGCGGTGAATTACTGCCTCATTCAGATGTTGATTTATTATTTCTGATTGAATCAGATCTCGTTTGCGAGCAAACCAAAACCCGCCTTGGTGACTTTATCACTTATCTTTGGGATGCTGGGCTTGAAATTGGCCATAGTGTTCGTACCGTTGAGCAAACAATAGAGCAAGGTAAAGCAGATATAACTATTGCCACAAATTTGATTGAAGCTCGTTTTTTAATCGGTAACGCCACTTTATTCAACCAATTATATCAGCGCATTCGACAAGATGATTTTTGGCCTTCTGCTGAATTTTATAAAGGTAAAAAGGAAGAGCAAAATCAACGTCACTCCAAAGCTAGCGCCTTTGATTTAGAACCGAATATTAAATCGTGCCCTGGTGGTCTACGTGATATACAAACCATCGCGTGGGTAGCCATGCGCCATTTTGATGCGGCAAATTTATCAGAGTTGGTCGAGCATGATTTTTTAGAGGCGAGTGAATTAGAAGAGCTTATTGAATGCCAAGACTTCTTATGGGAAATCCGCTTTGCCTTGCATATCACTGCTAACCGAAATGAAAACCGTTTATTATTCGACCTGCAAAGGCAAGTCGCCAGCTTACTCGGTTATGAAGATGCGACTCAGTTAGCCGTTGAGCAAATGATGAAGCGCTATTACCGAACGGTAAGGCGGATAATGGAACTTAACCAAATGTTGCTGCAATTATTTAAGCGCGCAACATTAGGCCACATAAAAGCCTTAGAAGTTAGACCGATCAACTCACAATATCAGCGCCGTGGTCGTTATATTGAAGTGTTAGATGACACATTGTTTGCAGAAAATAACGAAGAAATTCTGCGATTATTTTTACATGTTGCTAAAAACTCAAATATTGAAGCAGTTTACGCCCCAACGCTTCGATTACTTCGTAATGCTCGGCGGAGTCTAAAAGCACCATTACAAGATAACCCAGCATGTCGAAAAGTGTTTATGGAGATCCTCAAACACCCTCGAGGTATTAGTGCTTTCTCGTTAATGCATCGTCATGGGATTTTATCTTCGTACCTTCCCGCTTGGCGAAACATTGAAGGCCAAATGCAATTTGACCTCTTTCATGCTTATACGGTGGACGAGCATACGCATAGATTATTACTTAACATTGAGCGTTTCTCTCAAGCCGAACAAAAAGATGAGTTTCCGTTAGGCGCGGTATTAATTAATCAATTACCTAAAAAAGGCTTATTGGTTCTGGGCGCGATTTTTCATGATATCGCTAAGGGCCGTGGTGGTGATCACAGCAAATTAGGCGCTAATGACGCACTCGAATTTTGTAAACTACATGGGTTAAATGACCACGATGGACGCTTAGTGGCTTGGTTAGTTGAAAATCACTTAGTGATGTCAGTCACGGCCCAACGCCGAGATATATCGGATCCTGCTGTAGTGGCTGATTTTGCTGATAAAGTCCATGATGCCGTGCACTTAAGTTACCTATATTGTTTAACGGTTGCCGATATTTGTGCCACCAACGAAAAGACATGGAATAACTGGAAAGGTTCATTACTAAGAGATTTGTATTTTTCTACCCAACGCGTACTTGCCCGCGGCAAAGAAAAACCCATAGATGAACAAGCCAGGGTTGATGAAACCCAAGCGAAAGCTAAAAAAGAGCTTTTGCGTCGTGGTATCAAAGAGAAAGATATGCACGCCTTATGGGCAAGATTTAAGCCGGAATACTTTATAAGACACCAACCTAATCAAGTCGCTTGGCACAGTGAAGCGATCATTAAACATAACCATAATGATCCCCTGGTCTTAATCTCAAAGCATACAACCCGAGGCGGAACCGAACTATTTGTTTATAGTAAAGACCGGCCTAAATTGTTTGCTACTGTTATGACAGTGTTAGATAACAAAAATATCAATGTTCATGATGCCAACATCATGACATCAATTGACAATTATGCACTAGACACGTTTGTCATTTTAGAACAAGATGGCGAACCTATCGTGCAACTGTCTCGCATACAGAGCATTCGAAAGGCGCTGGAAAAAGCATTAGCCAGTGAAAATCCTAAATTACCAAAATTTAGAAAACTCGCTCGGATTATGAAACCCTTTAATGTGCCAACACATGTGAGTTTTTTACCGAGCATTCGTCAAGACACCAGTATGATGGAACTTATCGCTCTGGATTCACCCGGTTTATTAGCCAAAGTGGGTGATATTTTGTACCGTTGCGATATTGTGCTTTTAGCAGCAAAAATTACTACTATCGGTGAACGAGCAGAAGATTTTTTCATCTTACAAACGCATGACGGTCATGCACTTAATGACGAACAGCAAGACCATTTATCTTACGCTTTACATTTGGCGTTAAATCAAATTAGTTAA
- the dapD gene encoding 2,3,4,5-tetrahydropyridine-2,6-dicarboxylate N-succinyltransferase, translating into MEALRQRIEAAFEARQNITPSTVEPSVRADVETVISMLDKGQARVAEKIDGQWHVHQWLKKAVLLSFRIFDNGVIDGGDTKYFDKVPQKFADYDEARFKSEAIRVVPPATVRKGSFIGKNTVLMPSYVNLGAYVDEGTMVDTWATVGSCAQIGKNVHLSGGVGIGGVLEPLQAGPTIIEDNCFIGARSEIVEGVVVEEGSVISMGVYIGQSTRIFDRETGEIHYGRVPAGSVVVSGNLPSKCGTYSLYAAIIVKKVDAKTRGKVGINELLRIVD; encoded by the coding sequence ATGGAGGCATTACGCCAACGAATTGAGGCGGCATTTGAAGCACGTCAAAATATCACCCCTAGCACGGTTGAACCAAGTGTTCGTGCTGACGTAGAGACAGTGATAAGCATGCTTGATAAAGGTCAAGCACGTGTTGCTGAAAAAATCGATGGTCAATGGCATGTTCACCAATGGTTGAAAAAAGCGGTATTATTATCTTTCCGTATTTTTGACAACGGTGTTATCGACGGTGGCGACACAAAGTATTTTGATAAAGTACCACAAAAGTTTGCTGATTATGATGAAGCACGCTTCAAATCAGAAGCAATTCGCGTAGTTCCCCCAGCAACGGTGCGCAAAGGTTCATTTATCGGTAAAAATACCGTTTTAATGCCATCTTACGTAAACCTTGGAGCTTATGTTGATGAAGGCACTATGGTTGATACATGGGCAACAGTTGGTTCATGTGCCCAAATTGGTAAAAATGTGCACCTTTCAGGTGGTGTTGGCATTGGTGGCGTTTTAGAGCCATTACAAGCTGGCCCAACCATTATTGAAGATAACTGTTTCATTGGCGCACGCAGCGAAATCGTTGAAGGCGTTGTGGTTGAAGAAGGCAGTGTTATTTCAATGGGTGTATATATCGGCCAAAGCACGCGTATTTTTGACCGTGAAACCGGTGAAATTCATTATGGCCGAGTTCCTGCTGGCTCAGTGGTCGTATCGGGTAACTTACCTTCAAAATGTGGAACTTATAGCTTATATGCTGCCATCATCGTTAAAAAGGTCGATGCGAAAACTCGCGGTAAAGTAGGCATCAACGAATTGTTACGCATTGTTGATTAA